A window of the Brassica oleracea var. oleracea cultivar TO1000 chromosome C1, BOL, whole genome shotgun sequence genome harbors these coding sequences:
- the LOC106293541 gene encoding probable inactive serine/threonine-protein kinase fnkC codes for MSNHYTNTVSTVLLLFFLFISSASSSSFIRQYTDDSNTNFQEENGAVPDAIQGEAHYLRQHEQEISSRDYKLSVSNTVKGLRDRPPSSYSLKMESFNTLLKSTNADKYVSRPFSAAGYKWTLIVYPNGNKNDNGAGFLSLYVAIDNSTLSPHQEVFVDLRFYVFNRVEKKYLTIQDTDGWRFSYFKTMWGFSQVLPVNTFKDSNNGYLYDGDHCEFGVDVTTPTVFKESELFTVTDKFYNPKYTWSIQKFSTLLEDSYYSDVFSIGGRRWNIKVYPGGSATGKGKAVSIFLILNANEKFRPYEKIYVGAKLRVLNQRNFKNIEKQIDNWYNGPGYGDGSGWGYNEFIPFSDLKDSSKGFLVNDVLMVQVEIEAISSTKYFPS; via the exons ATGAGTAATCACTACACAAACACCGTTTCTACTGTTTTACTCTTGTTTTTCCTCTTCATATCCTCTGCCTCTTCAAGTTCCTTCATACGACAATACACTGATGACTCCAACACAAACTTTCAAG AGGAGAATGGAGCAGTACCAGACGCAATCCAGGGAGAAGCGCATTACTTACGTCAACATGAACAAGAGATCTCATCACGTGACTATAAACTCTCAGTTTCAAACACAGTGAAGGGTCTCAGAGATCGTCCTCCATCATCTTACTCTCTAAAGATGGAGTCTTTTAACACGCTCCTAAAATCAACCAACGCAGACAAATATGTATCACGTCCCTTCTCAGCCGCTGGCTATAAGTG GACACTTATTGTGTACCCAAACGGGAACAAGAATGATAATGGTGCAGGGTTCCTTTCGCTTTACGTAGCCATAGACAACTCAACACTCTCTCCACACCAAGAGGTTTTCGTGGATCTCAGGTTTTACGTGTTCAACAGGGTAGAGAAGAAGTACCTCACGATCCAAG ATACCGATGGATGGAGGTTTAGTTACTTCAAAACGATGTGGGGGTTCTCTCAGGTTCTCCCTGTTAATACATTTAAAGACTCGAACAACGGATACCTCTACGATGGAGATCACTGCGAGTTTGGTGTTGATGTGACCACTCCCACTGTCTTTAAAGAATCAGAACTTTTCACTGTTACTGACAAGTTCTATAACCCCAAGTACACATGGAGTATTCAGAAGTTCTCCACCTTGCTCGAAGATAGTTACTACTCTGATGTGTTCTCCATCGGAGGAAGAAGATG GAATATAAAAGTGTATCCGGGTGGTTCTGCCACGGGAAAGGGAAAAGCTGTGTCCATATTCCTTATCCTTAATGCGAACGAGAAATTCAGACCCTATGAGAAAATTTATGTTGGAGCCAAGCTTCGAGTTCTTAACCAACGCAACTTCAAAAACATCGAAAAGCAAA TTGATAATTGGTACAATGGTCCGGGATATGGAGATGGATCTGGTTGGGGTTATAATGAATTTATCCCATTCTCTGATCTCAAAGATTCATCAAAGGGTTTTCTTGTGAATGATGTGTTGATGGTTCAAGTGGAAATTGAAGCCATTTCTTCAACCAAGTATTTCCCTAGTTAG
- the LOC106342897 gene encoding probable inactive serine/threonine-protein kinase fnkC: protein MISHYRNTISAVYLLVCIFITSSSASSILRQFTDDFNTNLQQENGAGPNPNVGEADHLHQHQEISSRDHKVSVSSTVNGLRDRPPSSYSLKMESFNKLLNSPYTERYQSRPFTVGGYNWTLMVYPNGNKKDSGSGYLSLYVAIDNSTLVAGQQEVYADLRFYVFNNNERKYFTIQDTNVWRFNVFKTMWGFSQVLPVATFKDPKNGYLYDGDHCEFGVDVTIPTTYQVSELFSIADNFYNPKFTWTIRGFSTLFKDTYYSDLFSIGGRTWTIQVNPSGRGTGAGKALSMYLNLDVNEKLRPYEKIYVRGKLRVLNQRGLNNIERQLDIWYQGPGYGEYSWGYHEFISFSDLRDSAKGFVVNDVLMVQAELEDISSTKYLPN, encoded by the exons ATGATAAGTCACTACAGAAACACCATTTCTGCTGTTTATCTCTTGGTTTGTATCTTCATTACATCTTCTTCTGCAAGTTCCATCCTACGACAATTCACAGATGACTTCAACACAAATCTGCAGC AGGAGAATGGAGCAGGACCAAATCCAAACGTGGGTGAAGCAGATCACTTACATCAACATCAAGAGATCTCATCACGTGATCACAAAGTCTCAGTTTCAAGTACGGTGAATGGTCTAAGAGATCGTCCTCCATCTTCATACTCTCTCAAGATGGAGTCTTTCAACAAACTCCTTAACTCACCTTACACAGAGAGATACCAATCTCGTCCTTTTACAGTTGGTGGATACAACTG GACACTTATGGTGTACCCCAATGGTAACAAGAAGGATAGTGGTTCAGGGTACCTTTCACTTTACGTAGCCATAGACAATTCAACTCTCGTCGCTGGACAGCAAGAGGTTTACGCAGATCTCAGATTTTACGTATTCAACAACAACGAGAGGAAGTACTTTACTATCCAAG ATACCAATGTGTGGCGTTTTAATGTCTTCAAAACGATGTGGGGATTCTCTCAAGTCCTCCCTGTTGCTACATTCAAAGACCCTAAAAACGGATACCTCTACGATGGAGACCACTGCGAGTTTGGTGTTGATGTGACCATTCCCACTACGTATCAAGTATCAGAACTTTTCTCTATTGCTGACAACTTCTATAACCCCAAGTTCACCTGGACCATTAGGGGATTCTCCACGCTGTTCAAAGATACTTACTACTCAGATCTGTTCTCCATTGGAGGGAGAACTTG GACTATACAAGTGAATCCAAGTGGTCGTGGCACGGGAGCAGGAAAAGCCTTGTCCATGTATCTTAACCTTGATGTGAATGAGAAACTCAGACCCTACGAGAAGATTTATGTTCGAGGCAAGCTTCGAGTTCTTAACCAACGTGGACTCAATAACATCGAAAGGCAAC TGGATATCTGGTACCAGGGTCCAGGTTATGGAGAATACAGCTGGGGTTACCATGAGTTTATCTCTTTCTCCGATCTCAGAGATTCAGCTAAGGGTTTTGTTGTGAACGACGTGTTGATGGTTCAGGCCGAACTCGAGGACATTTCTTCAACCAAGTACTTACCTAACTAG
- the LOC106292531 gene encoding reactive Intermediate Deaminase A, chloroplastic-like, with protein SLFRSINAPTLDLSGALRSSTRTPLVAAGATLAGVSLFRMSSTSPRFASLSISASASDDNHLPIIRKKEVVSTDKAPPAVGPYSQAIKANGFVFVSGVLGLIPETGEFISDDVEDQTYQVLKNMGEILKAGGASYCAVVKTTIMLADLADFKKVNDIYGKYFRNDPPARSTYQVAALPLKAKIEIDCIAVL; from the exons TCGCTCTTCAGATCAATAAACGCTCCAACTCTTGACCTCTCCGGCGCACTTCGCTCTTCTACTCGTACCCCATTGGTCGCCGCAGGTGCAACACTCGCTGGTGTTTCCCTTTTCAGAATGTCTTCTACCTCTCCTCGTTTCGCTTCACTCTCTATCTCAGCTTCTGCTTCTGATGATAACCACTTACCCATCATTC GTAAGAAGGAAGTTGTGTCTACAGATAAAGCACCACCTGCTGTAGGACCGTACTCTCAGGCCATCAAAGCCAACGGTTTCGTTTTTGTTTCAGGTGTTCTTGGACTTATACCTGAG ACTGGAGAGTTTATATCGGACGACGTTGAAGATCAGACTTACCAG GTACTCAAGAACATGGGGGAGATATTGAAAGCTGGTGGTGCTAGTTACTGCGCCGTGGTAAAGACAACCATCAT GCTTGCTGACTTGGCTGACTTCAAGAAAGTGAACGACATATACGGCAAAT ACTTCCGAAATGATCCTCCAGCAAGATCCACATATCAAGTGGCGGCTTTGCCACTAAAAGCCAAGATCGAGATCGATTGTATTGCAGTACTCTAG
- the LOC106338061 gene encoding reactive Intermediate Deaminase A, chloroplastic-like, with protein sequence MTWSVMISINAPRLDLSASLRSSTRTPLVAAGATSTGVSLFRMSSSPLRFASLSVSASASDDNHLPIICKKEVVSTDKAPPAVGPYSQAIKANGFVFVSGVLGLVPEVCFTSF encoded by the exons ATGACTTGGTCCGTCATGATATCCATAAACGCTCCAAGACTCGACCTCTCCGCCTCACTTCGTTCTTCCACTCGTACCCCATTGGTCGCCGCTGGTGCAACGTCCACTGGTGTTTCCCTTTTCAGAATGTCGTCGAGCCCTCTTCGTTTCGCTTCACTCTCTGTCTCAGCATCTGCTTCTGATGATAACCACTTACCTATCATTT GTAAGAAGGAAGTTGTGTCTACAGATAAAGCACCACCTGCTGTAGGACCATACTCTCAGGCCATCAAAGCCAACGGTTTCGTTTTCGTTTCAGGTGTTCTTGGACTTGTGCCTGAGGTTTGTTTCACGTCTTTTTAG